AGACGGACAAGGCGGTGCAGGTGTCGATGAAGATCCCCTTTGAATCGGTCTCGGAGGACTTTTCGAAGCTCGCCGAGGAGCTGCTGTTCGACTGTATCGAGCAGGGACGCTTTCCGGCGGTGGAGGGCCTGCTCTCGCGTCTGATGGTGTCGCTTCCGGAAGACGGCTTTGCGGACATCGCGTTCCGTGCGGCCGACGCGCTGCGCACGGCGGGTGAGCATGCACTGAGCCTTAAGGTGTACGGCACCTTGGTGGATTCGGCGGACACGGTGCTGCGTCAGCGCAGTCTGCTGTGGGCGGGCTACAGCAGCGCGGTCTCGGGCAACCCGGCGCAGGCCCGTGACATCCTCGGCGAGCTGGACGATTTGGAGCGCGGGGACGAGAACTTCGTGACCTACTGCCTGGCGCGCGGACGCACGGGCCTTGCGGAGGACAACCTGCGGGAGGGGCTTCGCTACCTCTCGCGTGCGATGGTGCTGACCTCGGTGGAGGCCAGCTACAAGCCGGAGCTGTACTACCTGTTGATCCGGGCCTACCGGGGCAGCGGCCAGGAGGAGGCCTCCGCGCGCCTGCTCCGCGAATTTGAAATCTTCTATCCGGAGAACCCCTGGCTGGCGAAGAGCCGCAGCGAGTCGGGCGAGACCGAGACCGAACGCATCTAAACAATCATCCAATCCCAGACCTCAAACAGTTATGAAAACACGCTTACTCAAATCGCTCTTTTGTGGAGCCGCAGTCTTCTTCCTCGCGCAGAGCACCCCGTTGATGGCCCAGCAGGCCGCGGACACGGAGCTGGCCGAGTTGACCCCGTCCGATGACAAGACCCTGCTGGACATGGTGTTCGCCGGCGGCTGGGCGATGATCCCGCTCGGCGTGCTGTCGGTGGGGACCTTCGGTTTTGCCGTCTTCAACTTCATGGTGATCCGGCGCAAGAACTTCATCGACGACTCGGTTGTGGACCAGCTGGACCAGGCGGTCAGCTCGATGGACATCGGGAAGGCGCACGAGATCTGCAAGCAGAACCCGGGTCCTGTGACGAACACCTTCAACCACGGCCTGGACCAGATCCAGAAGGGCACCTTCGTGCCGGACGCGGTGGAGAAGGCCTTCGAGAACGCCTCCTCGAAGGAACTGTCCGGCGCCTACGTGATCGTGAACTACCTGTCGATGATCGCCGCGCTCGCGCCGATGGTGGGGCTGCTCGGCACGGTCTCGGGTATGGTGAAAGCCTTCAACTCGATCGCCGCACAAGGGATGGGCAAGCCGGAGCTGTTGGCCGACAATATCTCCGAAGCGCTGATAACCACGGCCTCGGGCATGACGATCGCGATCCCCGCGATGTTCTTCTTTTTCTTCTTCCGTAACAAGTACGGCAAGATCGTCGCTGAGGTGAACCTCGTGCTGGGGCGCCTGTACGGAGACCTGATCCGAGCCGGCCAAAACCGTATCCGCTAACCTGATACGAACTGATCCCCATGAAACTCTGGAAACCAGACGAGGGTGAGGGGGACGTCGATCTGACCCCGATGATCGACATCGTCTTCCTTTTGATCGTCTTCTTCATGACGGTGGCGAGCATGATCACCGCGGAGAAGGTGCCGATCAACATGCCGGTCGCGCTGAACTCGACGATCCCCGAAGAGTTCGGGGAGCGCACAACGATCACGGTGATGCGTGACGGGTCGATCTACTCGGGGGTCTACGCGGTTACGCTCGACGAGTTGACCGAGGTGCTCGCTCGGGAGTTCGAGTCGGACCCCTCGGTGCGTGTGTTCCTTCGCGCGGACAGCGCGACCGAGCACCAGTATGTCAACGACGTGATGCAGGCCTGTGCGTCCGTCGGGCTGTCCAATATCGTTTTTGCCGCCTACCAGAGCGACAAGTAGCCAGTAGCACTTATGCAAGCGGAACAAATTTTTTCAGAGAAGACCAAGCCCGACTTAACGCCGATGATCGACGTGGTCTTCTTGCTGCTGATCTTCTTCATGGTCACCACCACGATCGTGAAGGAGGAGGCGGACCTCGGCATCCAGCTGCCCACGGACACGAAGGCCAAGCCGACCGAGGAGCTGCCCAGCCGGCACACCATCGACGTGCTGCCGGACGGCAGCGTGCTGTTCAACGGCAGCCTGATCGCCAGCCCGGCAGAGCGGATCACCCTGTACGGGCTGATCGCGACGCTGACCCGGGTCAAGGGCACGGCCGACCGGATGGACCAGAAGACGGTCGTTGTGATCGTGGCCGACCCGCTCTCCCCCCATTTTAAATCCATCGAAGTGCTCGATGCCTGCGCGGCCGCAGGGATCAAGTTCGTCTCCTTCGGCAACTTCTAGAAGACCCCATGAATGTAGCGAACTCCTTTTCCAGAAACAAGGCCCTGACGCTGGTGATCGGTATCAGCGTGGGACTGCACGTGGTCGCCCTGCTCATCTTCGGCGCCTTTAAGATCGTCGAGGCGGTCGTGCGCGAAGAACAAACCTTCGAGGCCCCGCCCATCGAACAGGCTCCCCAGCAGGAGCCCGAATACGTGGTCAACCTCGAGCAGCGCACCCAGTCCAGCTCGCCCCCGAGGCCGAACCCGATCACCGTGGACTCGCCCGATGTCTCCATCCCCGCCCTGAACATCGATGTGAATATCGATGCGGCTTCCTCCTACGGACGGGGCGCCGGCGGCTTCGGCACCGGAGCCGGTACACAGATCCGGGACATGGTCATGAGCAGCTTCGAGTTTTTCGGTAAGAAGATGGGCGACGATGCCGAGGATACCATGTTCATCGTCGATATCTCCGGCAGTATGGTCATGGGCAGCCGCGGAATCGACGGCTTCAAGGCTGTCGCCGACGAAATTCTCAAGACGCTGAAGAACATGGAAGGCTTCGGCAGCTTCAACATCATCGCCTTTGCCAAGGAAACGGACAGCTTCCGCAGTTCCTTTCAACCGGTGACGCCTGAGACGATCGAAATGGCGGAACGCTGGCTGGAGGATATGGACCCGGCTAAAGAGCTGCGCAAGCAGGGGAAGAAACCGGACGGGAAGTACTGGAAGGGCTATAACAAGGGGATCCACCAGAACACCCGGATGGACCTGGCTCTGGAGGCCGCGATTAAAAAGCGCCCGAAGTTGATTATCTTGCTATCCGATGGCGAGCCCACCGCAGTGAAGGACAATAAAGGCAAGACGATCGACCTGTATGAATTTGTGGCAGACCTGCAGAAGGGGAAAAACATTCCGATCAACACCCTGTCTTATAAGAGTAAGGATGGGCGCGGCTTCCTCAAGAAGCTGGCGGAGCAAAACAGTGGTACCTACGGTCAGGTGGAATAGGCCGGACCCCGTCGGTTTCTGAATTGGGTCGGGGCGTGGCCGATGCGCTGTTTGAATTGTTTGGAAAAGGCGAAGGCATCCACATAGCCCAGCCGGTCCGCGATCTCCTGAATGCTGAGTTGGCTGCTTTCCAGCAGGGCGCAGGCTTGCTCGATTCGCACCTGTATCCGGTAATCTCCCGGGCTCAGCCCATAGGCCTTGCGAAACAGGCTGCGCAGGCGGGAATAGCTGAGGCCGGCCCCTTTGAGCGTGCTTTCCAGGTCGATGTCCTGAGTGGCCGTATTGCGTATTTGCAGACGTGCCCATTCCAGTTGTTTCAGATGCTTGGGGCTGATTTCGTAGGATTCCGGATGTTCTTCCAGTAGCTCCCGAATCAAGCCGACGATCTCGAATTCGATTTGATTGTTGGTCCGCGGAGTGTCGTCGTTCTGCAATTGCCGCATGAGTTTTTCAATCCGTTTCGGTATTTGCGGCTGGAGGCCCATGTGCCAGCGGATCTTGTCGGTCTTGAGCAGGCCGATACGGTTGAGCAGGCGGTACCATTCGGCGCGTACGGAAACGAAGCATTCCAGCCAGTCGCTATCCGGAACGATCCAACTGCTGTGATGGCGGTCGGGGTAGCGAAAGAACAGGTCTCCGGCTCGCAAGTCACAGCGAAGTCCGGTTTCGTCTTCGTAGCTTCCCCGCCCCCGTAGCACGTAGACCATCGTCAGGCGGAAGTAGCGCTCATTGACGATGTCCGTGGTGATGCCTGACTTTTTGAGAAAGCCACAGCTGAGGCTGTAGTCGGGCTCCGAGCCGGAGAAATTCCGGTACACGGTCTTGCTTTGATCCCATTGGTCTAGATTCATGAAACTTAATCAAATATGACATGCAACTGGTCATTTTGTCCATTTCTAATCCGGCAGCTTTGCGCTATGATAGGGGCATGTCTTTAAGCCCAATCGATCGTATCTTAGGTAAAACATTCGAGCAGCCCGAATTAACCGGCATCAACCGTCTGCCGATGCGGGCCACGTATTATTCTTTTCCGACACCGGAAGCGGCCTTGGGCCAGCCGCGTGAAGCATCTCCCTGGTGGGTCTCCCTGGATGGTACCTGGCGTTTCCTTTACCGGGAGAATCCGGCCGATTTGCCGGAGGCGATTGCCGGGATGGAGACGGCCTCCGACGATTGGGCGGATATGCCGGTTCCGAGCCTCTGGCCCATGCAGGGATACAGCTATCCGCACTATACGAATGTGAAGATGCCTTTCGCGGGGGAGCCGCCTTTTTCCCCGGAGCGGAATCCCACGGGCGTGTACAGTCGGACTTTCAAGGTGGATGATAGCTGGCAGGGGCGTCGTGTGATCCTGCATTTTGGTGGTGTGGACGGTGTGTTGCAGCTTTACCTGAACGGAGAGTTTGTTGGGTTGAACAAGGATTCCCGCCTCCCCTCGGAGTACGATATAACTGAACGGATCGACTGGGCCGGGGAGAACCGGATTACGGCGGTCGTGGTCCAGTACAGTGACGCCAGCTATGTCGAGGACCAGGACCAATGGCGTATGGGAGGCATTCACCGTGAGGTGTACCTGTATTCGACCGGACGGGTCTATCTGGAAGACATTAAGGCGATCGCTGACTTTGATCCCGAAACGGGATCGGGCAAATTGGACATGCAGGTGCGTGTTGGTATGGGCAATTGTCTCGAGTCCGGCTGGCAGGTGGTCTGGCAGATCCTGGATTCGGAAGGCCAGTCGTTACTGGAGCCCGGCGAGGAAGAGGTTGTGACGGAGCGTGCAGTGTTGGTTCATTGGCCGCGGGTGGGTTGTCGTGTGGAGCGTACTTTGCCTGAGGTCCAAGCTTGGTCCTCGGAAATCCCTACGCGCTACCGTTTACTTGTCAGTCTGCGTGATCCATCGGGCAATGTGGTGGAAAGTACGGCCGTCTGGATCGGGTTCCGCCGGGTGGAAATCAAGGACCGCGAGCTGCTGATCAACGGCAAGGCCGTCTTGTTTAACGGGGTGAATCGCCACGACCACTCTGACACCGGAGGCAATTGCGTGACGGAAGCGGATATCCGAAAGGATCTCGAAGTGATGAAGGCGTTCAACGTGAATGCGATCCGTACCTCGCACTATCCCAACGATCCGCTGTTCTATGACTTGTGTGATGAATACGGCTTTTATGTGATCGATGAGGCCAATATCGAGTCGCATGACTTCCATAACCAGATCTGTCAGGACAAGCGCTATTTGAATGCTTATGTGGAGCGCGGTATGCGCATGGTCATGCGGGATAAGAATCACCCTTCGATCATCATGTGGTCGCTGGGGAACGAATCCGGTTACGGGGCCAATCACGACGCCATGGCGGGCTGGATCCGTCACTATGATCCCAGCCGAATCCTGCATTACGAAGGGGCAATTTCGCGTGGCCAAAGCGGGCTGACCTGGGAGGGCGGGCATGCCTCAACGGATGTGATTTGCCCGATGTATCCCTGGCACCAAGAGTTG
Above is a window of Coraliomargarita parva DNA encoding:
- a CDS encoding tetratricopeptide repeat protein, giving the protein MSRPLVLLGGLLVSTVLLQSADLELPQLQAPAAAAETFKLPRPVPIRDINNNEQLLMGMDEGQLLISFPNMPGAEVIVPLDSDGLRLSVAVPDGYNDAVLAASRGDYGPIVQVLDPLAGPMMPFLRINARQTNLHPICLAYYKALVLGGQTDKAVQVSMKIPFESVSEDFSKLAEELLFDCIEQGRFPAVEGLLSRLMVSLPEDGFADIAFRAADALRTAGEHALSLKVYGTLVDSADTVLRQRSLLWAGYSSAVSGNPAQARDILGELDDLERGDENFVTYCLARGRTGLAEDNLREGLRYLSRAMVLTSVEASYKPELYYLLIRAYRGSGQEEASARLLREFEIFYPENPWLAKSRSESGETETERI
- a CDS encoding vWA domain-containing protein, whose translation is MNVANSFSRNKALTLVIGISVGLHVVALLIFGAFKIVEAVVREEQTFEAPPIEQAPQQEPEYVVNLEQRTQSSSPPRPNPITVDSPDVSIPALNIDVNIDAASSYGRGAGGFGTGAGTQIRDMVMSSFEFFGKKMGDDAEDTMFIVDISGSMVMGSRGIDGFKAVADEILKTLKNMEGFGSFNIIAFAKETDSFRSSFQPVTPETIEMAERWLEDMDPAKELRKQGKKPDGKYWKGYNKGIHQNTRMDLALEAAIKKRPKLIILLSDGEPTAVKDNKGKTIDLYEFVADLQKGKNIPINTLSYKSKDGRGFLKKLAEQNSGTYGQVE
- a CDS encoding ExbD/TolR family protein, yielding MKLWKPDEGEGDVDLTPMIDIVFLLIVFFMTVASMITAEKVPINMPVALNSTIPEEFGERTTITVMRDGSIYSGVYAVTLDELTEVLAREFESDPSVRVFLRADSATEHQYVNDVMQACASVGLSNIVFAAYQSDK
- a CDS encoding MotA/TolQ/ExbB proton channel family protein, translated to MKTRLLKSLFCGAAVFFLAQSTPLMAQQAADTELAELTPSDDKTLLDMVFAGGWAMIPLGVLSVGTFGFAVFNFMVIRRKNFIDDSVVDQLDQAVSSMDIGKAHEICKQNPGPVTNTFNHGLDQIQKGTFVPDAVEKAFENASSKELSGAYVIVNYLSMIAALAPMVGLLGTVSGMVKAFNSIAAQGMGKPELLADNISEALITTASGMTIAIPAMFFFFFFRNKYGKIVAEVNLVLGRLYGDLIRAGQNRIR
- a CDS encoding ExbD/TolR family protein, with amino-acid sequence MQAEQIFSEKTKPDLTPMIDVVFLLLIFFMVTTTIVKEEADLGIQLPTDTKAKPTEELPSRHTIDVLPDGSVLFNGSLIASPAERITLYGLIATLTRVKGTADRMDQKTVVVIVADPLSPHFKSIEVLDACAAAGIKFVSFGNF
- a CDS encoding glycoside hydrolase family 2 TIM barrel-domain containing protein translates to MSLSPIDRILGKTFEQPELTGINRLPMRATYYSFPTPEAALGQPREASPWWVSLDGTWRFLYRENPADLPEAIAGMETASDDWADMPVPSLWPMQGYSYPHYTNVKMPFAGEPPFSPERNPTGVYSRTFKVDDSWQGRRVILHFGGVDGVLQLYLNGEFVGLNKDSRLPSEYDITERIDWAGENRITAVVVQYSDASYVEDQDQWRMGGIHREVYLYSTGRVYLEDIKAIADFDPETGSGKLDMQVRVGMGNCLESGWQVVWQILDSEGQSLLEPGEEEVVTERAVLVHWPRVGCRVERTLPEVQAWSSEIPTRYRLLVSLRDPSGNVVESTAVWIGFRRVEIKDRELLINGKAVLFNGVNRHDHSDTGGNCVTEADIRKDLEVMKAFNVNAIRTSHYPNDPLFYDLCDEYGFYVIDEANIESHDFHNQICQDKRYLNAYVERGMRMVMRDKNHPSIIMWSLGNESGYGANHDAMAGWIRHYDPSRILHYEGAISRGQSGLTWEGGHASTDVICPMYPWHQELIDWIESVEESRPLIMCEYSHAMGNSNGCLKEYYDLFEKYKGLQGGFIWEWLDHGLKETAENGKDYWTYGGDYGESPHDANFVADGLVWPDREAHPGLYEFKKLAQPVKVSRVEGEGIRLELCSKHDFRTLDYLTGSWELLGDGVVLAAGELDLSGIAAGESRVFDLSVDAGLIDGYDGDVLGLHVSICSKSATGLLEAGHEVAWEHFELKAHELVTVGSLSPVEPAITETETGVRLAGGGQEFEWNRSSGELAYVGLAGRGNLLAEPLRFTWWRAATDNDGVKLWDGQDNKPLGRWKKAGLPETELSLTQFGLTEQGDVQSAWSLSTPVFKEAGVFRQTCRLTGQGLLVENELECHAELPDLPRIGLQLALQPGFESVSYLGKGPMENYCDRNAAAWTGVFETSVDAMHVPYIMPQENGNRTGVGRINLTHEDGTGVRIAAVDEALNFKATHLKDADLFAATHTYELENRSETWVYLDHRQRGLGSASCGPDTLSQYTFPAGRYRWALLLQPELS
- a CDS encoding helix-turn-helix domain-containing protein; this translates as MNLDQWDQSKTVYRNFSGSEPDYSLSCGFLKKSGITTDIVNERYFRLTMVYVLRGRGSYEDETGLRCDLRAGDLFFRYPDRHHSSWIVPDSDWLECFVSVRAEWYRLLNRIGLLKTDKIRWHMGLQPQIPKRIEKLMRQLQNDDTPRTNNQIEFEIVGLIRELLEEHPESYEISPKHLKQLEWARLQIRNTATQDIDLESTLKGAGLSYSRLRSLFRKAYGLSPGDYRIQVRIEQACALLESSQLSIQEIADRLGYVDAFAFSKQFKQRIGHAPTQFRNRRGPAYST